The Paracholeplasma brassicae genome includes the window TTTGGTTTGAATCATCTTGAATCGCTTCTTTCTTAATATTCTTCCTATTAAATAACGCGTAAACCACTGGAATGACTAGTAGGGTTAAAATGGTTGAGTATAGTAAGCCACCAATCGCAGTAATTGCCATCGGTTGGAGTAACTCTGAGCCTTCACCAATACCTATTGCCATCGCACCAAGACCAAGAATGGTCGTAAGTGAGGTCATGAAAATTGGACGCAGTCTGGTTTTCCCGGCTTCAATAATTGCATCAGTTACCCCCATACCATCTTCTCTTAATTTATTGATATAGTCAATAAGAACAATCCCATTATTGACTACCACACCAACTAAGATAATCAAGCCCATCATAGAAACAAGACTTAAATAGCCGCCAGTGACAAATAACCCAATCATCCCACCGGTAAACGCAAGTGGAATCGTCATTAGAATGATGAATGGATAAACTAGGGATTGGAACTGAATGGCCATCACCATGTAGACAAGCAATATCGCTACGACTAACGCTAGACCTAAATCACTAATTGCAGACACAATTTCTTCTGATTCACCCGCAATTTCTACACGATAACCCATACCATAAGCCTTAAACTCATTAGAGTTCAAATACGAATTAATCTTTTGATTTACCTCGCTAGAAACAAGTGTTACATTATAACCTTCTTCGATTTGAGCTGTCACATTAAAATATCGTTGACTACCGTCGGTATTGATCACACTAAATCCTGTAACGTATGATACATCTGCAATTGGATTAGTTGTCTCAAATAAAGAAACACCTAAACTACTTAATGAAACAAGCGTACTTAGCGGATCTGTATCTTTTACAATCATACCACCATCAACTTTTAAACTTGAATCAACAACCAAACGCAGTGGTAGTATTGGAACAACTTGACCTTCAATTACTTCAAAACCACTAGGCATAATTGTATAAATACTGCCATTATTAGCTACATATTGATCAATCAAAGCTTGTGTGCTTGAATCAAACACATAAACACCTGATAAGAAATCTTGATAACTGCCAAACGCTTCTAAAGATATCCCTGCTTGAAGTGACTCGTTTGGTAGATTGATATCATATATAATGCCATCTAATGTCACAGTGGCTTCATTACTTGCCCCTAGGGCATCAAGACCAACAAACAGATTAGAAATGCTCTGGTTAAAATCTTTAACTGTCAAATTGTGTTTGATTGCTTCTTCTTTGATTACCGTCACTTTGACATTATTCTCACCCACACTAATACCGTTATCGGCTTTTGTTATGCCTTCTGAATCATTTAAAATAGAAACTAAATCATTGGTGATTTGTTCTAGCGTATATAAATCATAACCAGAAACCTTAATATTAATCCCACTAGAGCCTAAGAGAGCCCCTGTGCTATTTTGTGAACTCACGGTTGATTCAATTAAATTAAATGAACTTAAGTGATCGTATTTAAACTCACTGACTAACGCTCGTATTTCTTTTTCTAATGTCTTCGTATTCTTACTTCTGTTTTCATCTAAGGACACACTAATAGAAATATCCGAACTTGAGCCCATCGCCATTAGATTCATACCACCAGAAGCCCCAATCGATGCACTCACAGATTCAATGTCTTTTCCAAACGTTGAAAGTAGTAATTCTGTTAATTCATCGGTATAAGTCGCTTTATCACTAAAACTTGTGCTTGAGGAGGTAACCACACTAATTGAAACCACGCCTTCATCAGACTCAGGAATTAAGATCAATCCTTTTCTTGCAACTAAGAAGGTCGATAACACGAGTAATACCACCACCGAAACAAGCGTTAGTACTTTTCTTTTTAAGGTAAAACTAACCGCTTTTTCATACGCCAGTTTTAACCCTTTGATCCATTTACCTTCTTTTTGAGGTTTTTGATCATTTAATAAGCGTGAAGCCATTGAAGGCACCACGGTTAACGCAATAAATAAGGAAGCACCCAAGCTAAACGCAATGGTTAGTGCCATCGACATAAAGATATCTGCAATCATCCCTTCAATAAAGACAATCGGTAAGAAAACAGCGACCGTCGTGATTGTTGATGCTGTAATCGCACCTGCTACTTGTTTAGCACCTTCAATTGCAGCTTCTGTTTTTGACTTACCAATGGAAATCATACGGTAAATATTTTCAATCACAACGACCGCATTATCCACAAGCATGCCGATAGCAAGTGCAAGACCACCCATTGAAATTAAGTTCAAACTCACCCCAGCAAAATACATCAACATAAATGAGGTGATTACAGAAATCGGTATCGCTAGACCAACAATCAAGGTTGGTTTAATATCTTTTAAGAACATAAATAGTATCACAATGGCTAGTAAGCCACCAATGATTAGATTTTGTAAAACAGATCCAATCGATAAGTTAATGTACTCACCTTGGTCTAATATCACTTCATAATGCGCACTCGAATCTTCTTTTACTAACTCATCCATTCTAGCTAAGATGGCTTTTGACACATCGGTAATTGCCACATTCGATTGTTTGGTAAATGAGACTTGAATGCCTTGTTGTAAGTTAATCTTTGAATACGTATCAGTATTCGCATTTACATACTTAATCCCACCCTCAATGCTCAAGTCTTCTAAGTAGATAACTTCATTATTGATGAATGTAATCGGTAAAGCTTTAATCTCATCAAGAGATGCAATTTCATTACCCAAATAAAGCATGCGAAGTTGCCCATTGTCAAGCGCAACCCCAACCAAACCAGAAATGTTTTGGTTTTCAATGGTTTGTAAGACCTGATCGTGTGTTAACGACACCGCTGCAAGCTTAGTTTGATCTAAGTTAATCTCTAAGACCACATCGGCATTACCAGTAATACTGACATCAGCAACCCCAGGAATACTTTGTAGTTCTTGTAGAACCGTTTCATTTAACCACTGTGTGTTTAGAATCAAAATCTCATCATCTGTTAAATCCGCCTCGTAGTCTTTAAATAAGGTTAACGTAACAACCGGTAACATATCTGGACTGATGCGTAGAATTCTCGTACTACCCACGCCACTTGGAAACGAAATGTTGTTTAAGAGTTCCCTCATTTCAACCACAATTGAATCCATGTTTGATCCTTCACTAAAGGTAATCATAGAAATCCCAAAATGTTCGTTTGACATCGAAGAAATCTCACTAAAATTACCAATTGTGGCAACACTTGCCTCTATTTTTTTGGCGACTTCTTTTTCAACGACCTCAGGACTTGCCCCTTGATAATCTGTAATTGTCACCACATATGGTAGTTCTAAATCAGGAAATAGTGTCAAAGGCAATCTCGTTAAAGAAAACGCCCCTAACACCACTAGAATTAAAACACCCATTAAAACGGTGATTGGTTTTTTTACACTGTATTTACTCATAAACCCTCCTATACCGACCGACCGGTCGGACTGCTAGTTTGTATTATATCAATTAATTATTTAACAAGCAACAAATATACCATAAAAATAACAAAAAAGAGATTCTATAAAAAGAACCTCTGATTGTTTTTCTTTGCCTACTTAGGGTTTTACTCGGTTGATTGCCTCACCTTAAATCAGTGGCTTACTGAGTGAACTACCCACCACTTAATCGAAGTGGGGGCTTCCTATCCAAACCGATGTACCCACCAGTGACTCAATAGGCTATCCCCGTAGTCCCTACGGTTCTGAATCCTTTTATAACTGAAATGCTAACTTATATTGTCTTAATCCTTCTCTGTTGATATTGATCGCTGCGTTATGATCTCTATCAAGATGTAACTCACAATTTGGACAATAATAGACTCTCTCAGATAACTTCAAATCTGTTTTGATGTCCCCACAACAACTACATCTCTTAGATGATGGATACCACTGATCCATCATCATCAGGCTTTTACCCTGTGTTTCTAACTTGTACTTTAAGAAGGATACAAATCTAGTCCAACCAAATCTAGATATCTGTTTGGCGTAATATGGACTTGTTTGAGACATATCTATCAGATTCAAACCTTCTACACTCACCAAATCATAACGCTTGGCTATCGCGTTAGATAGTTTATGTAGGAAGTCATCTCTTTTATGTTTGATTCTTTCATATAACAAGGCGATTTCTAATGCCTTCTTATCATAGTTACTAGACCCTTTGACTCTTCTAGATAAACTTCTTTGTAGGATTCTTAATGTCGTAAAGTCTGTTTGAATGGCTTTAGGATAATCCATCTTGAATCCTTGGTCATCTATATAGAAATGATTCATTGAGAAATCTAGACCTATTGAATGATTGACTGCTTGTTTCTTAATCTCTATTTGGTATTCATATAGAATAGAAACATAATACTTACCTGTACTTGTTTTAGATACCGTAACGTTCTTTATAGACATATCACTAGGTATGGTTCTGTGTTGTTTGATTTTAACATCACCTAGTTTAGGTAGTTTGATATAACCCTTCTTTAGTACGATATTGTTATTAACGAAATTAGTCGTATAACCATAGTCTTGTTTCTTAGAGTGAAACTTAGGCAGGTCTTGTTTTCGTCTAAAGAACATTCTAAAGGCTTTTTCTAAATTGAGTTGGGTATTGGCTAAGGATAACGAGTCAATATCCTTTAAGAAGGGATACGTATCTTTATACTGAGCAGGACGGTTATATAACATGCCCTTAGTTAACTCATAATGTTTTTGTTTGTCTTCTAACATCTTATTCCATAGAAAGCGATTATGGCCTAAGGTCATATGAATCAAAGTCTTTTGAGTGTCCGTTGGATAGATTCTAAACTTAAAGGCTTTATTCATCTTTTTCACCCTGACTTTCGATATACTGTTTAATCACATCGATCGGTGCACCACCCGAAGTTAACAAACAAAAACTTTGACTCCAAAAGTAAGACTGCCATAACTTGTTACGTACAGATTCAAACTCTTGTTTGATTAATCGAGATGAAGCTGATTTATAGGCATTAATGAATTTGGATAGTTCGGTTTTTGGGTGACTCCTAAATAAAACGTGAACATGATCTGAATCGTGGTTCCACTCAATTAAGGTAATAT containing:
- a CDS encoding efflux RND transporter permease subunit encodes the protein MSKYSVKKPITVLMGVLILVVLGAFSLTRLPLTLFPDLELPYVVTITDYQGASPEVVEKEVAKKIEASVATIGNFSEISSMSNEHFGISMITFSEGSNMDSIVVEMRELLNNISFPSGVGSTRILRISPDMLPVVTLTLFKDYEADLTDDEILILNTQWLNETVLQELQSIPGVADVSITGNADVVLEINLDQTKLAAVSLTHDQVLQTIENQNISGLVGVALDNGQLRMLYLGNEIASLDEIKALPITFINNEVIYLEDLSIEGGIKYVNANTDTYSKINLQQGIQVSFTKQSNVAITDVSKAILARMDELVKEDSSAHYEVILDQGEYINLSIGSVLQNLIIGGLLAIVILFMFLKDIKPTLIVGLAIPISVITSFMLMYFAGVSLNLISMGGLALAIGMLVDNAVVVIENIYRMISIGKSKTEAAIEGAKQVAGAITASTITTVAVFLPIVFIEGMIADIFMSMALTIAFSLGASLFIALTVVPSMASRLLNDQKPQKEGKWIKGLKLAYEKAVSFTLKRKVLTLVSVVVLLVLSTFLVARKGLILIPESDEGVVSISVVTSSSTSFSDKATYTDELTELLLSTFGKDIESVSASIGASGGMNLMAMGSSSDISISVSLDENRSKNTKTLEKEIRALVSEFKYDHLSSFNLIESTVSSQNSTGALLGSSGINIKVSGYDLYTLEQITNDLVSILNDSEGITKADNGISVGENNVKVTVIKEEAIKHNLTVKDFNQSISNLFVGLDALGASNEATVTLDGIIYDINLPNESLQAGISLEAFGSYQDFLSGVYVFDSSTQALIDQYVANNGSIYTIMPSGFEVIEGQVVPILPLRLVVDSSLKVDGGMIVKDTDPLSTLVSLSSLGVSLFETTNPIADVSYVTGFSVINTDGSQRYFNVTAQIEEGYNVTLVSSEVNQKINSYLNSNEFKAYGMGYRVEIAGESEEIVSAISDLGLALVVAILLVYMVMAIQFQSLVYPFIILMTIPLAFTGGMIGLFVTGGYLSLVSMMGLIILVGVVVNNGIVLIDYINKLREDGMGVTDAIIEAGKTRLRPIFMTSLTTILGLGAMAIGIGEGSELLQPMAITAIGGLLYSTILTLLVIPVVYALFNRKNIKKEAIQDDSNQR
- a CDS encoding RNA-guided endonuclease InsQ/TnpB family protein is translated as MNKAFKFRIYPTDTQKTLIHMTLGHNRFLWNKMLEDKQKHYELTKGMLYNRPAQYKDTYPFLKDIDSLSLANTQLNLEKAFRMFFRRKQDLPKFHSKKQDYGYTTNFVNNNIVLKKGYIKLPKLGDVKIKQHRTIPSDMSIKNVTVSKTSTGKYYVSILYEYQIEIKKQAVNHSIGLDFSMNHFYIDDQGFKMDYPKAIQTDFTTLRILQRSLSRRVKGSSNYDKKALEIALLYERIKHKRDDFLHKLSNAIAKRYDLVSVEGLNLIDMSQTSPYYAKQISRFGWTRFVSFLKYKLETQGKSLMMMDQWYPSSKRCSCCGDIKTDLKLSERVYYCPNCELHLDRDHNAAININREGLRQYKLAFQL
- the tnpA gene encoding IS200/IS605 family transposase produces the protein MLKLDTNSHSVFMLWYHLILVTKYRREVFTDDISNRAKEIFENIATNYHITLIEWNHDSDHVHVLFRSHPKTELSKFINAYKSASSRLIKQEFESVRNKLWQSYFWSQSFCLLTSGGAPIDVIKQYIESQGEKDE